One Candidatus Deferrimicrobium sp. DNA segment encodes these proteins:
- a CDS encoding ABC transporter ATP-binding protein: MGEPLLTTEKLSNHFGMVCTARDLDLRFEPGVLTSIIGPNGAGKSTLINLLTGHLPVQTGKIRFQGREITRLPIHKRVRLGICRSFQIVNVFPELTVAQNVMIPVLARTGRSWRPIRSLSRETAVMRDTEAFLEKVGLPGERDTPATALSHGDLRLLEVGVALAAAPTLLFLDEPTAGMNPVERVRLLENIRQLAREGRTTFVVVEHDMDVVFSLSERIIVLHRGEILCDGTPESVRADAKVREVYLGVDVSDLFRYREE, encoded by the coding sequence ATGGGGGAGCCCCTGCTCACGACGGAAAAGCTGTCGAACCACTTCGGGATGGTCTGCACCGCGCGGGATCTCGACCTTCGCTTCGAGCCGGGCGTCCTCACCTCCATCATCGGGCCGAACGGGGCGGGGAAGTCCACGCTGATCAACCTCCTCACGGGGCACCTCCCGGTGCAGACCGGGAAGATCCGCTTCCAGGGGCGGGAGATCACCCGCCTGCCCATCCACAAGCGGGTCCGCCTGGGGATCTGCCGTTCGTTCCAGATCGTCAACGTCTTCCCGGAGCTCACCGTCGCGCAGAACGTGATGATCCCGGTGCTGGCGCGGACGGGAAGGTCGTGGAGGCCGATCCGCAGCCTCTCGCGGGAGACCGCGGTCATGCGGGACACGGAGGCGTTCCTGGAAAAGGTCGGCCTGCCGGGAGAACGCGACACGCCCGCCACCGCGCTCTCCCACGGGGACCTGCGCCTCCTGGAGGTCGGGGTGGCCCTTGCCGCCGCGCCCACGCTGCTGTTCCTCGACGAGCCGACCGCGGGGATGAACCCCGTGGAGCGGGTCCGCCTCCTCGAAAACATCCGCCAGCTCGCGCGCGAGGGGCGCACCACCTTCGTGGTGGTGGAGCACGACATGGACGTGGTGTTCTCCCTCTCCGAGCGGATCATCGTCCTCCACCGCGGGGAGATCCTCTGCGACGGCACTCCGGAAAGCGTCCGTGCGGACGCGAAGGTGCGGGAAGTGTATCTTGGGGTGGACGTGTCCGATCTCTTCCGGTATCGGGAGGAGTGA
- a CDS encoding branched-chain amino acid ABC transporter permease: protein MKAETRNSAAAAAVLLSLCAVPFLAGKFTAYLTMRIMLLGIFAVGYNLLLGQTGLLSFGHGAFYAAGAYGLGLLGVHVSTHPLLGVAAGVAAAVLLALLVGYLCVRHTEIYFAMLTLAFGMMAFSFFWNAREITGGDDGLIGIVRAPVSLFGGIDIPIGKDGQFYFFVLFFFALSMWAAHRIRQSPFGLALAGIRENARRSEFAGVPVRRYRLAVFVLSGAFAGLAGSLEALLESNARPFMAHWTHSAEPVLVSLLGGLSSLAGPLVGGAIFVAMREIIQRFTENWMLWFGIVLLVIILGFRGGVMGTLSGLFRKAAAPGEG from the coding sequence ATGAAGGCGGAAACGCGGAACTCGGCCGCGGCGGCGGCCGTCCTGCTGTCCCTGTGCGCCGTGCCGTTCCTCGCCGGGAAATTCACGGCCTACCTCACGATGCGGATCATGCTCCTGGGGATCTTCGCCGTCGGGTACAACCTCCTCCTGGGGCAGACGGGACTCCTCTCCTTCGGGCACGGCGCGTTCTACGCCGCCGGCGCCTACGGCTTGGGGCTACTCGGGGTCCACGTCTCCACCCACCCCCTTCTCGGAGTGGCGGCGGGTGTCGCCGCGGCGGTCCTCCTCGCGCTTCTGGTCGGCTACCTCTGCGTCCGCCACACGGAGATCTACTTCGCGATGCTGACCCTGGCGTTCGGGATGATGGCCTTCTCCTTCTTCTGGAACGCCCGGGAGATCACCGGCGGCGACGACGGGCTGATCGGCATCGTGCGAGCCCCCGTGTCGCTCTTCGGCGGGATCGATATCCCCATCGGGAAGGACGGGCAATTCTATTTCTTCGTGCTATTCTTCTTCGCCCTGAGCATGTGGGCCGCCCATCGGATCCGGCAGTCCCCCTTCGGGCTGGCCCTCGCGGGGATCCGGGAGAACGCCCGGCGCAGCGAATTCGCCGGCGTCCCGGTGCGGCGCTACCGGCTGGCCGTCTTCGTCCTCAGCGGGGCGTTCGCGGGTCTTGCCGGGTCGCTGGAGGCGCTCCTGGAGAGCAACGCGCGCCCCTTCATGGCCCACTGGACCCATTCCGCGGAGCCGGTCCTGGTCAGCCTGCTGGGCGGGCTGTCGTCGCTTGCGGGCCCCCTGGTCGGCGGCGCGATCTTCGTCGCGATGCGGGAGATCATCCAGCGGTTCACCGAGAACTGGATGCTGTGGTTCGGGATCGTCCTCCTCGTGATCATCCTGGGGTTCCGGGGCGGTGTGATGGGGACCCTGTCGGGCCTGTTCCGGAAGGCCGCCGCCCCGGGGGAGGGGTAA